The Polyangium aurulentum genomic interval CCGTCGAATGTCCGCCCTCCCGGCTACTACGGGGAGCAGTTCCCGCCCGCTGGAGGGCGCCGCCGTGGCGTGCGGGGCGGTGGCGGGGCGAGCGGGACGAGCTCCGGTGCGGGGATGAGTGATCCGCTTCTGGACGGGCTCAGCGATATCGATCGAGCGCTCGTCGCGTTGCTCGCGGAGGCGCTGGGGCGACCGGCCGGCACGCTGATCGCGGCGTGGGCGCGCGAGCATGCGCGTGCGCTCGCGTCGGCTAACCCGGCAGTCGCGGCTGCGCTCGAGGCCATCGAAAAAGACGGTGCCCCGCCCGCGGTCCCTTTCAAAAAAGACATTCAAGCGCACGCAGCCTGACGAATAAAACAAATTCGGTCGCACGCCGCTTGAACCGACGTCGAATTCGGCAATATTGCGGCGCGTGATTGCGACCCCCTTCGCCCCCACCAAAAGCTACCTACTCAATCTCGCCCACGAGCTGTGGCGCCGCGCCGCCGACCGGATGCCGCTCGAAAATATACTGAAATACGACGAAGCCCTGATAGACGCCCTGCGCACGCTCAAGCTCCCGCAACCGACCGAGGAGGCATCCGTCTACGAAGTGGAAATGGCGCTTTCCGTCGAGGCGCTCAACACCTGCTTCGACGGGCAGCTCGCCCTCATCGGCCTGCCCCGATGGGCGCAGTGCGGGTATCCCGAGGTCCAGCTCCCCGAGACGTACGCGGCGGCGCTGCTCGCCACCGTGGTGCCCGACGACGTCCTGCCGTGGGTCCGCGCGCCGTTCCCCGCGTTCATGATCGAGGTGCCGAACGCGCTGCTCTCGCTCGATACCGAGCACGGCCCATCGCCCGTGCGCCTGGTCATGGTCCTACGCGAGCCCGAGGGCGAACGGTGGGCCTATGTGGCGTGGACGGCGTCGAGTGCGTGCCTGTGGCGCTTCGGGGTGAAAACGGCGGAGCTCCTGCCGCCAGCGCTGCCCGGGTGTGACCTGAGCGAGGCGTCGATCTTCCCGATGGCAGTCACCGAGCACGACGAGCGCGTCGCGTCCCTTCTGGGCCGGCTCATCGTGAACACGTGCCTTGCGATGAGCGATCCCGAGCGGGTACGCCAGCCGAAGCAACGCCCGGCGCGGCCAGGTCGACCTCGCGGGTCAGGGCGCTCGAGTCCTTTGCCACGAACGACCGTGTTCCGGGTGGGGAATCCTATTTCGCAAGATTTTCGGCCGGCTATTCGTGATTACGTATCTGGCAAGAAGCGCACATTGAGCGTCCAGTCGTTGGTGGCGGGGCACTGGAAGATGCAGGCGCATGGTCCGGGGTATTCGCTCCGGAAGCTGATCTACGTGGAGCCTTACTGGCGTGGCGATTCCGAGGCGCCGGTCCTCGTGCGGCCGATCAAGGTGGGTGATGGGTGAGCGGCGACTCAGGCCGCCAGCGGCCACTCCGCGTAGAGCGCTTCGGCCTGGGCCATGAACTTATCGATGAAGGGCTCGAAGTCGTCGCTCTTCACGTTCTTCCGGCGAAGCACCCGCTTCACGGCTGCCCGGATAGCCGACCTGATGTCGTCCCGGTGGGGCGCGGTCCAGTCGACCTTCAGGTTCTTCTTGATGGTCTGCACGACGTCGTGAACGAGGTCGCGGAGGAACGGCTGATCGTAGACCGTCTCGTAGTTGTCCGAGACGGCGTCGTAGAAGGCCAACTCGTCCTCGGCGAGCCCGAGGGCCTTCGCGCGTGCGTCGCCGGCATCCATCTCCTGCCGCATCTTGATCATCTCCTGGACCACGGTGGCGGCATCGATGATGCGGCTGTGATAGCGCTGGAGTGTTCGTTCCAGCAGCTCGCGGAAGGACTTTGCCTTGGCGAGGTTTCGCTTCTGTCGCCGCTGGATCTCGTCGAGGAGGAGCTTTTCGAGTAGCCTCAGCCTCAGGTTCTCGTGCTTCCCGTCCTTGAAAGTCTGAAGGAACTTGTCGTCGAGGATGGAGACGTCTGCCCTCTCGATGCCGGCCGACTTGAAGATGTCGACGACGCCTTCCGACTCCACGGCATCGTCCACGAGGTCGCGAACGGCGGCCTCGAGGTCCCGCTTGGGCTTGCGGCCCGGAGTCGCCTTCGAGAGCTGCTTTCGCACGCGCTGGAAGAAGATGACTTCGTCGGCGTGTCCTCGGCAATCGTCCAGGTGCTTCACGAGCAGGAATGCCGTCGTCAAGCGCAGCTCGGCTTGCAGGAACTCGTCACGGCGCTCGCCGTCGTCGGCGAGATAGCCGTAGACGAATGCGTAGAGGTCCTCCAGCTCGATGCGTGAGAGCCTTCGCCAGTTTGGGGCCTGCGCTGCTTGCGCGGCGGGCAGCAACTTTCGCGCCGTCTCGAGGCACTCGAAGAAGAGCGGTCGAGCCTTCTCATCGACGTTGGGCGCGGGATCGCCCTTGCCGCCGCCCTTGGCGTAGCGGTCTGTGGCCTCGCGGAGCTCGTCGCCGATTCCGATATAGTCGACGATGAGCCCGTGGGGCTTGTCGCGGAACACGCGGTTCACGCGAGAGATCGCCTGGATCATGTTGTGCCCGCGCATCGGCTTGTCGATGTAGAGCGTGTGCAGGCAGGGAATGTCCGTCCCGGTAAGCCACATGTCGCAGACGATGACCATCTTCAGGGGGTCGGCGGGATCAATCATCCGCTTCTTGATGGCCTCGCGCTGTTTCTTCGTCGTGAGGTGCCCAGCTTCACTCCATTCCTTGGGATCCTCGCCGAGGCTGCCGGTCATCACGATCTTGATCTCTGGGCAGTTCGGCAGTGCACGGAGGGCATTGTACAGGCGGACGCAGTTTGTCCGCGTCATCGCCACAACGAGCGCCTTGCCTTCGAGCGTAGCGGTGCGGTCGAGGAAGTGGGCAAGCAGGTCGGCTGCCAACTCCGTCACGCGGTCATCCGTGCCCGCCGCTGCTGCGAGATCAGTCCAGCGGCCTTTACGACGTTCGATGTCGGCTTGGGCGAGGCCCTCGAACTTCGAGGTGAGCTCCTTCAACGCGCCGTCCACGTCGCCGCGGCCGAGATGCAGCTTCACCATGCGGGGCGTGTAGTAGATGGGGACCGTCGCCTTGTCTTCCTGCGACTGCTTGATGTCGTAGGTATGGATGATCTCCCCGAACACCTCCTCGGTGTCTGCCCCGCTGAAGCTCACCGGCGTTCCCGTGAACCCGAGGCGGCGTGCGTTGGGGAGCGCTTCGTTCAGGTAGCGGGCGTATCCCTGGAGAAAGCCGTACTGTGATCGGTGAGCTTCATCGGCAATGACGATAATATTCGACCGCGGCGAGAGCTCCTGGTGCGAGGTTTCTCCTTCGCGAAGCCGGAACTTTTCGATCGTGGTGAAGATGACCTCTCCGCCTTCCGTGCGCAGGAGCGAGCGCAGCTCGTCGACGCTGTCGGCGTGCTGAACGGGGCCGACAAGCGAGCGGACCGCAACGAACTGGTCGTGGAGCTGATTGTCGAGGTCGTTCCGGTCGACCTGGATCACGAACGACGGGTTCTCGAGCTCCGGCATGCGGCGGAGGATGCCGACGAGGAAAGCCATCGAGAGCGACTTGCCGGATCCGGTCGTGTGCCATATTACACCAATGCGTTTATCCTTCCCCGCAAGGAAAGTGTGTCGGGTCTTCTCAGCGGCGAGGCGGACGGCGAAGAACTGGTGGTACTTTGCGCCCTTCTTCGTCAGCTTCTCGTTTGCCTCCTCAAATGCAATGAAGTCGCGGACGTACGAGAGTAGCCGCTCCTTCGAGAACAACCCTTCGATGAGCGCCTTCATGGAGCTCGTCGTTGCCGGCACGACGTTGCGCCCATCGATGGACTTCCACGGCGCATACCACTCATCACTCGCAGTCCACATGCCGTGCAGCGTGTGCACGCCGTCGCTCACTACGGTGACAGCATTGAACTCGAAGAGCTGCGGGATGTCGTGGATGTAATGCTGAACCTGGTTCAGCGCGTCGTCGACCGTCGGAGCGTCGGAATAGGGGTTCTTGAGTTCGAAGAGGACGAGGGGCAGACCGTTGACGTAGACAAGCACGTCGGGGCGGCGGTCATTCTTTCCTCGGATCGCTAGCTGATTCACAACGAGGAACTCGTTCCCCTCGGGGGTCTCCCAGTCGAGTGCGTGGATGTGTCGGTGCTCGATCCGCCCGTTTGGGTGCTCCACGCGCACCTCGAAACCTCGCGTGAAGAGCTGGTGAAACGCGAGGTTTCGGCGTAGTGGGTCGACGCCTTCGGGTCGGCTCAGCTTTGCGACCGCCTCTTCGAGCGTCGCGGCCGGAAGGTCGGGGTATCGTTGCGCCAAGCTCTCGCGGAGCCGAGGCTTGAGGACAACCTCGCCGACGTCCTCGCGCGCCACCTCGGAGCCGTGGCACCAAATGAAGCCGGCCCCCTCCAGTCGGTCGATCGTGGTCAGCTCGAAGTCGGATTCCGTTCCGCGATGGCGCTCCATCTTATGCAACCTCCGATACCGCCTTCTCGGCCTGTTTGATGGTCACCTCACCCGAGAGCAGAGCGGGCAGGAGTGTGTCGCGAAGCTTCTCCAAGGTCCGGCTCTCGATTCTGTTCGCTACGAGCTTCGCGAGCATAGGCTCTTGAAGCCCCGAGAGCACGGCCAGCAGCGGTGCGTTTGGGACAACGACGCGTGCATCGGTGAGATGATGCCGTCGAATGTGGCCCATCGTCGTTGCCTTATCAGCTGCGATCGCTTGGAACTCCGGCAGGTGTTCCTTCACCCAGTGGAGGTAGAACCACTTCGGGTAGTTCTGAGACGTGACCTTGAAGAGATGCTGGTTCAGAGCGCCCGGGCCACCACACCAGACATCCACAATAAGGCTTCCCGACCATGAGAAGACGACGTCACCATCGTGAATAATGTACTCGGCCGGAATCGCGGCACTCGCTCTCTCAGCACCAGCTGAAGTGCCGGCCCGAAGCTGCGTAATTTTGATTACGGGCAAGTCTGGCCCGTCGTTCGGCGGAAAATTCTGAAGCGCTAGCCCGTTGAGGAACTCTGGGGCCGATCCCGAAGGGGTGGAGCACTTGCTCGCTGGATAACATTGCCGAGTTACAGCTCGGGAGGCTCGGTCATCTTGGGCGCGGCGCTCATCGGCTCAAGACTACCCAGGGTTAGCGAGGGTCATCAAGGATCATGTAGGGGGCGCGGATCATGTAGGGGGCGCGGGGACCGTGCCGCCTCACCGCACCGCGCAACCCGCAGCGGAGCTCGGTGACCCAACGGCAGACGTGGGCGGAAGCGAGGCCCGTTCGAGGGTCTCGCTTCCGCAACTGCGAGCCCCCCTGCGCCATGCGAGCGCGCCGTGCCTCGGTGCAACGTTAGATCCACCCGCAGTTCGGCATGCCCTGCCGAGGCGCCGCCGAACTCACATCCTTCTGACTCCACGCCTTTTCCTACGGCCCGGCCACGGCAAGGCCGATCACCGCGAGCGCCGCGAGCGCCACGAGCCCGCCGCCTAGCCCCGCGCCTCCGCCGAGCTGCGCGAACTCGACGTCCTCCCCGTAGAAGAACCGCAAGATCCCCGCGTACTCCCACCCATGCCCCGCGAGCCAGTGCGCCCCGTTCTGGCTCAGGCACCCCCGATTCCCTGGATGCGCCTTCAGCGCAAGCCCCGTCGGAATCACATCCACCCCACTCCGCCCCTGGTTGTACGTGACCCACCGCTCCGTATTCGTTGGATCCACCCCCCGCGAACCATCCTCCCTCCACCGCGCCCCCGCGACATGGTTTGCCAGAATCAGCCTCCCCCCATACCGCAGCACGATCCCCCTCGTCCGCGCCGCCGCCGCAACACACTCCGGACTCGCGCTACGCGCGAACACCTGGAAGCTCTCCCCGTTCTTGATCGGCACCGTCCTCCCGAGCATCGGATGATCCCGCATCGCGCGGAGCACAAACGTCCTCGCAGCAATCACGAGCGCCGCCTTCGCCTCGGGATGCGCGTTCAGATGCTCGCCCGCGCAAACGCGTGGCAGATACTCCTCCTCGAACTGCAACCATCCCTCCACCGTTAGAACGCGCTCGGGTAGCTCCTCGAGCTCCTCGTGCGCGACCGGGATCCACACCGGCTCGCGCAACCGACGCGCGTTCTCGCGCTTTTGCTCCCAGAGCGCCTCCGCAGGAAGCGGCACCCACCCCCGCCATCGTAGCGCCTCGGCCACGGCCTCCACGTCGCCCCACTTGAGCGCTCTCGCAGTCACAGGCTCAACATAGAGCGCGCGCAGCACACGCTGCACAGCGCCAGCAATATCATGCGCGACCACGGCCTCGAGCGCCTGCAACTCGGTCGGCGCGATCCGCTCGGCCCCGGTCACCTCGGGCCAAGCCCGCAGAATCGCCACCCGCCGCTCCATCGCATCCATTACAGCACCCTAAAATGCGGCACCACGAAGATCCCACACTCCCCTATTGGCGAGTTGCCCGGATGCAACCAAACCCTTGCCTTCGCGCGGCCCGCGTCGCTCTCGAACCGGAACGACCACACCGACACGAAACCCGGATACTTCGCGACCGCCACGATCTGCCGCTTGTGAATCAGCGGCCCCACCACGACTGTCGGTAGGTCCGCCGTCATGGGATCCGGAAAGATCACCGGATCCCGAAGGGTAAGCGCGGCGGAGACCCGCCATTTCGGAGCGGGATCGTCGCCGTCGAGAGGCGGCTGCTCCATGATGACCACGCAGTGGGTGTACGGCCCGAACTGGGGATTCGTGACCACCACGTTCTGCTCCTTTTCGCTGTCGATCTCCGCCGCGCTCGCCATATCACGTCACCGATTCATTCCGGTTGCAGGCATCAGACAGACGCGCCCTGTGCCCTCTTCGAATGTTCGAAGCTCACGCCATTGAGCGAGAGCTGGACGTAGAGCCCGATCTCCAGCGGCTTGCTCGGCGACCCTGCGCCGATGTCGATGGGCTTGACCGGGAATGCAATGTCCTCGTTCACCGTGATGACCGCGGAGAACTGCCCCTCCTCGCTGCGCTCGGGGTTGTCCGTGAAGATGTACCCATCGGGCACGGGCAGCACGGGCGCGCCGCCCGACGTGCGCTGCAGGCTCTTGACCTTCGTATCGGGCACGTTGCGCAGATGATCCACGAGCACCTGCCGCATCGTGCCGTTGCCCCCGGTCCGGCGCTTGTCCCACCTGAAGAACAGCACGCCGGAGCGCCGCAGCGCGCGGTAAAGAAGGTTCTCTCCGTTGAAGTCGTGGAAGATCTCCTTCGGCAGGAACGCCCCAGCGTCGTCCCAGAGCCACGCTTTCCCGAGGAGCACGTCGGCCGCGTTGCCGATGCCCGGGATGGCATTGACCTCGCCGCCATCGTACCGGACGCGCAGACCGGCCTCCTGCATCGTGATCGAACGAATGAGGAAGTCTTGCTCGTTGTAGGTATTCTTTGACGGCCGCTGGAGGTTGGTCAGGTTGACGGTCACCGAGCCCGGGATGGTACCCAAGAAGGTGATGTCGTCTCCGACCGCGCGCTCGAAGAAGGTGTAACTGCCGGCCGGGATCCTGACCCATGCGCGATTCGAGGAGCCCTCGCAAATGCAGCGGATCTCGGTCACGGCGTAGTAGTGCCCATCCTGGCGCACCACGAACGGGTCATTCTTGCGCCTCCACTTATCGAGGAGCTGCCGCGTGCCAGACCCCGGGGGCACCATGTTCGGCGGGTACTGCATGATCGGGCTCGGGGGATTCCTCTTCGCCTTTACCTGCGCGCGCTTCTTCCCGACCTTCTGACCGCGCCGCCGCGCGCGAACCTGCAAAGCGCGCGCCTCCTCGAGCGAAAGCGTATGCCGCCCGCGCCGCTGCAAGGCGCGGATGTCGCCGGTATCGCCCTCCTCGGCCTCGAGCTCGGCGCCTGCGACCTCGTCGTCCCCGTCGTCGGGGCCCGCGGTATCGTCGGCGTCCTGATCGTCGTCGGGCCCGGAGGTCTCTCCCTCGGCATCCGTGCGCGCGAGAAGATCGAGCATCCCATGAAGCTTGGTCGGGTCGATGTTCATCGTCATGATCAGTATCTCCTTTCTGCGACAGTGCGATCAGCCCATCTTGATGAAGGGCGGAACCATGCGGGTAAAGGGCGTGAACGGCGACGCCTGCTGCATCGGGAGCTGCGGGCGAGCCATGCGTACGAATTGACCGTCGGGGGTCTGCACCCAGACTGCATTCTGCGGTCCCTGCGGCAGCGCGAGCGGCATGCCCCCTGCGAAAGGATTCGCCGGAAAAGGAGCCCCCGTCTCGCCCTGCTTCACAGGCTGGCCCGGCTTCGGCTGCCCCTGCTGCTGCTGTTGCTTGGCCTGGGCCTGCCTCGCGGCGTAGCCGAGGGCGAACAGCGCGCCCCCGACGGCCAGGATGGCGCCCGCGTACGGGTTTCCCCGCTTGCGGAATAGATACCCGATCACCAGGACCGCGACCGGGACGAGCCACCAGTGATCCTTCACCTCCTTGCTGCTCTTGAGATCGTCGAGGTTCGCCAGCAGCGCGACGACGGCGCCCGCGCCCGCCAGGTAAAGGACGCCCTTACCGACGTCCCGAGCGCCTCGCCGTCGACGCTCGCGTCTGCGTTCTGAGTTTCTCTCTGCCATGATGGTACAACCTCCTTGTGTTGGAGCCGATTACGGGAGAATGAAGCGAGAAGACGGATCGCAGCCGATGAGCCACCATTGATCCTTCGCCTCCATGTCGACCGGGTCATCGTGGTCCTGGAACGGCTCGGTTTCCTCGAGCGGCCCATACTCACGCGCGATCCGAGGACTGCGCGCTTGCCGACGTTTCGATTTGTTCTTCGCCATGACGTCTATGTCCTTCGTTGTGGCTGGTTCAGGATGAAGAGGACGAGGAGAGCGAGCGCGGCGATCGGAAGGAACGACCCGGTCGCCGTCCGCACGAATTCGGTGGCCCCCTGGAACGGGGACGGTAAAGGCTTCCGCTGCATCGTCGCGAGCTGTCGCTGCACGTCCTCGAGCCCGAGCAGCAAAGACCGCTCGACCTCGTCGAAGGGCAGCTCTCGCCCTGCGATGCGCTCTCGCTCGACGTGCATCGACATGACCTCGAGCGCGCGAGCGTGCGCGGAAAGCATGCGTTTGGTGATCTCTTCATCGAAGTTGATGGCGTGAGCCGCCTCGGCGCCCACGCTGGCAATGTAGGCGGCGGCAAGCGCGCCCAAGGTGGCGAGCACGACCACGATGAAGGCCGGCAAGCCCGTCTCCATTGCGTACGTGCTCTGTTGATCTTCCTCCGTGATGACGTCCCGCGTCGGCCTGAGGCCAGCGGGAGCGAGCAACACGAACGTGCGTGCAATCGCAGAGCCGGCCGCGTTGCGGTCCTGCGTGCTGTAGAGGTGCGCTCCTAGCGCTCCGAGCGGCCCCGGATTCGCCGAGAGCGGCGCGATCTGGAGCGACAGCATGACGAAAGCGCGGAGCTGACGCCGCCGCGTCTTTTCGTCGAGCACGCTCCACGCCTCGCGCTTCGCCGTCTCGAGCGCGGCTGCGGCGACCGTCGCGAAATCGCCCTCCCGATGAAACCACCGGAAGAACGCGGGGGCCGGCGCCGTGCCGCCGGGTGGCGACGGTGCGGGCTCCGACTGCTGTCCTTGCTGCCACCATTTCCACCACCACGAGGGAAAGAAATACATCGGCACGGCGCGGCCCCCTTTCAGGTCACGTGAACGCGAGGCCGGCGCCCAGGACCGCGAGCATCGGCATCAATGAGGAGTCTTCCCCGGCAGTTTGCTGTCCATCCGCCGGGGTCACGTCCGATCCAGGGTATGTCCAGACGGGCGGCTCCATCTCGCCCCCGCCTGGCCCTGGCGGCGGGGTTTGCCCCTCCGGGTAGCCCGGCCACGGCCAGACCGTCTCGGAGCGCAGCATCTCCGCCCGATTGCGGATCGCCTGCGCCGCGGCAGGGTATCCCATCGCCTGGTAGACGTTCGCAGTCCAATCAAGGGTATCCGGTCGCTGCTCATTCTGCAAGATGCTCCGGACGATCTGCTTTTGATCCTCCGGCATATGCGGGTCGAGCGGCGCGCCGACCGCGAACGCGCGATCCCGCAGCAGCCTTGCCGCCATGGGATAGCCCATGGCCAGATACGTCTGCCCCGCCCAGGTGAGATACTCGGGGCGCTTCTCGTTCTGCAGGATGCTGAGGACAATTTGCTTCTGGTCCTCGGGCATGTGCGCGTCGAGCAGCGTGCCTTGCGGCTGGTTATTGTGTATCGCCTGCCCGTAGGACCAAGGCGGATTCGCCCACCACGGTGCCGGTTGCTGCGCCGGGGGTTTCTGCTGTCCGCCGGGGGCCGGCTGCTGCGGCGGCGAGGGCCATTGCCATCCCGGCGGCAACTGGGGGAATCCGGGCGGCAATTGCGGCGAGCCCTGTGCGGGGGGCGGCTGTTGCGGCGCCGGCTGTTGCGGCGCCGGCTGTTGCGGGCTCGGTTGCTGCCCACCGGGCGCCGGCTGTTGCGGCAAGGGCCATGGCCATCCCGGCGGCAACTGGGGAAATCCGGGCGGCAGTTGCGGCGTGCCCTGCGCAGGCGGCGGTTGTTGCGGAGCTGGCGCCGGTTGCTGCGGCGCTGGCTGCTGCGGAAATGGCCATGGCCATCCCGGCGGAAGCTGCGGGAAGCCGGGCGGCAATTGCGGGGTGCCCTGCGCAGGAGGCGGTTGTTGCGGCGCAGGCTGCTGCGGCGCCGGTTGCTGCGGCGCCGGTTGCTGCGGAAACGGCCATTGCCATCCCGGCGGCAACTGGGGAAACCCGGGCGGCAACTGCGGCGAGCCCTGCGCGGGGGGCGGTTGTTGCGGCGCCGGCTGCTGCGGCGCCGGTTGCTGCGGTGCGGGCTGCTGCTGCGCAGGCGGCCACCCCCAAGGCCATCCCCAGGGCGATCCTTGTTGCGGCGGAGGCTGTTGCGGCGGGGGCTGTTGCGGCGGCGGATAGGGATACCCCGGCTGCGGAGCGCCGGGAAAGGGATACGGCATGCTGCTCTCGATCTGCTCCGCTTCCTTGATCGCCGCGAGCGTGTCGTTATCGAGATTGCCGTCCATGCGGAGCAGCCGCAGCGGGTGCTCGCGATTCCACCAGATCTGAAACGACTGGATCGCAAAAGCGGTCCGCGGCGTCATCGTCGCGCTCAGGTCATAAGGCTGCCCGTAATCGGCCGGGTTGATGGCGCTCGGGTGCCGCTTCGCCCATCGCGCGAGCATGAGCTGCACTTGCAGGATGGCGCTCGGATCGAGCGTCGAATTCTGGCCCGGGCCCGGAAGCCCCGGCGTCGGTGCCGGCGTCGCGGGCGCAGGCGCGCCCGGAGCCGGCCTTCCGGCTCGGGCGGCACTGGAACGTCAAGCTGTCGGAGGTTGACGCATGATGCGGGCCGGCAGTGCTGCGGGAGACGCGAACAACGATGGCCGCTAGGAAGACGAAGACCGCGAACGGCGCGGCGACGAACGGGAACGGCAACGGTGCCGGCTCGATCGTAGAGCTGACCAAGGAACTCTGGCAGGCGGCGGTGACGCTGCGCGGGTCCATCGAGCCCGCCGACTACAAGCGCTACGTCTTGCCGATCATCTTCCTGCGCTTCCTCTCGCTCCGGTATGACAAGCGCCGGCAGGAACTGGAGCACCTCGTCTTCCACGATCGGAAGAGCGACTACTATGGAGACAAGAAGGCTCTCGACGACCCTGACGAGTACCGGAGCGCGGGCGCCTTCGTCATCCCGGCCGAGGCTCGCTGGGAGAACATCCGCAAGGCCGCCCAAGCGGACGACATCAAGGTGAAGCTCGACAAGGTCCTAGAGCTTCTGGAGAAGAAGTACCCCGACAAGCTGCGCGGTCTCCTGCCGCCGATCTACGCGGGCTCGAACATGAGCGCGGATAGCCTTCGCGGGCTCATCAACCTCTTCTCGAAGGACGTGTTCACACTTGACCACGGCGGCGAGGACCTCATCGGCCGCGTCTACGAGTACTTCATTGGCGAGTTCGCGTCTTCCGAGGGCAAGCGGGGCGGCGAGTACTTCACCCCGGCGAGCATCGTCAAGACGCTCGTCGCGATGTTGGAGCCGACAAAGGGCGTTGTCTTTGATCCGTGCTGCGGCTCGGGCGGCATGTTCGTGCAGAGCGACCTCTTCACGAAGCACAGTCACCAGCTCTCGTTCTTCGGACAGGAGAGCAAAGACTTCACCTACCGCCTCTGCCGG includes:
- a CDS encoding SpoIID/LytB domain-containing protein yields the protein MLRALYVEPVTARALKWGDVEAVAEALRWRGWVPLPAEALWEQKRENARRLREPVWIPVAHEELEELPERVLTVEGWLQFEEEYLPRVCAGEHLNAHPEAKAALVIAARTFVLRAMRDHPMLGRTVPIKNGESFQVFARSASPECVAAAARTRGIVLRYGGRLILANHVAGARWREDGSRGVDPTNTERWVTYNQGRSGVDVIPTGLALKAHPGNRGCLSQNGAHWLAGHGWEYAGILRFFYGEDVEFAQLGGGAGLGGGLVALAALAVIGLAVAGP
- a CDS encoding type I restriction endonuclease subunit R — protein: MERHRGTESDFELTTIDRLEGAGFIWCHGSEVAREDVGEVVLKPRLRESLAQRYPDLPAATLEEAVAKLSRPEGVDPLRRNLAFHQLFTRGFEVRVEHPNGRIEHRHIHALDWETPEGNEFLVVNQLAIRGKNDRRPDVLVYVNGLPLVLFELKNPYSDAPTVDDALNQVQHYIHDIPQLFEFNAVTVVSDGVHTLHGMWTASDEWYAPWKSIDGRNVVPATTSSMKALIEGLFSKERLLSYVRDFIAFEEANEKLTKKGAKYHQFFAVRLAAEKTRHTFLAGKDKRIGVIWHTTGSGKSLSMAFLVGILRRMPELENPSFVIQVDRNDLDNQLHDQFVAVRSLVGPVQHADSVDELRSLLRTEGGEVIFTTIEKFRLREGETSHQELSPRSNIIVIADEAHRSQYGFLQGYARYLNEALPNARRLGFTGTPVSFSGADTEEVFGEIIHTYDIKQSQEDKATVPIYYTPRMVKLHLGRGDVDGALKELTSKFEGLAQADIERRKGRWTDLAAAAGTDDRVTELAADLLAHFLDRTATLEGKALVVAMTRTNCVRLYNALRALPNCPEIKIVMTGSLGEDPKEWSEAGHLTTKKQREAIKKRMIDPADPLKMVIVCDMWLTGTDIPCLHTLYIDKPMRGHNMIQAISRVNRVFRDKPHGLIVDYIGIGDELREATDRYAKGGGKGDPAPNVDEKARPLFFECLETARKLLPAAQAAQAPNWRRLSRIELEDLYAFVYGYLADDGERRDEFLQAELRLTTAFLLVKHLDDCRGHADEVIFFQRVRKQLSKATPGRKPKRDLEAAVRDLVDDAVESEGVVDIFKSAGIERADVSILDDKFLQTFKDGKHENLRLRLLEKLLLDEIQRRQKRNLAKAKSFRELLERTLQRYHSRIIDAATVVQEMIKMRQEMDAGDARAKALGLAEDELAFYDAVSDNYETVYDQPFLRDLVHDVVQTIKKNLKVDWTAPHRDDIRSAIRAAVKRVLRRKNVKSDDFEPFIDKFMAQAEALYAEWPLAA